One stretch of Enoplosus armatus isolate fEnoArm2 chromosome 1, fEnoArm2.hap1, whole genome shotgun sequence DNA includes these proteins:
- the tub gene encoding tubby protein, with amino-acid sequence MSSKHSSDWIPYSTLDDEGTNLRQQKLDRQRALLEQKQKKKRQEPLMVQSNVDGRSRTRRTKQSEEQAPLVESYLSSNSSTIYHVQEAEQEEVKVTADTQPPRSAKKGKASASSTPQTGSDKKERRGKHKAAIDGLTSQQDDGQIQILTVGHPTAEEGEAEPVMSCTQSQSKQDLRVTMLKKGISSSMNFDEEEDDEDEISSSSSQLNSNTRPGSATSKKSCKEVASAPTPPVNEPAVDVDDLEEFSLRPAPQGVRVKCRITRDKKGMDRGMYPTYYLHLEREDGKKVFLLAGRKRKKSKTSNYLISIDPTDLSRGGESFIGKLRSNLMGTKFTVYDSGLNPMKSTTSLEASNLRQELAAICYETNVLGFKGPRKMSVIIPGMNMDHERVSIRPRNDHESLLARWQNKNTESVIELHNKTPVWNDDTQSYVLNFHGRVTQASVKNFQIIHDNDPDYIVMQFGRVAEDVFTMDYNYPMCALQAFAIALSSFDSKLACE; translated from the exons CGGGCGCTCCTTgaacagaagcagaagaagaagaggcaggaGCCTCTGATGGTCCAGTCTAATGTGGACGGGAGATCTCGCACTCGTCGGACCAAACAGAGCGAGGAACAGGCCCCGCTGGTGGAATCCTAcctcagcagcaacagcagcaccatCTACCATG TGCAAGAAGCTGAACAGGAGGAGGTCAAGGTGACAGCGGACACTCAGCCGCCTCGCTCAGCCAAAAAGGGCAAAGCATCGGCCAGCTCCACTCCACAGACAGGCAGCGacaagaaggagaggagggggaagcaCAAAG CAGCGATCGATGGCCTGACTTCCCAGCAGGACGATGGTCAGATCCAGATCCTGACAGTGGGTCACCCCACTGCAGAGGAGGGCGAGGCAGAGCCTGTCATGAGCTGCACTCAGTCACAGAGTAAACAGGATCTGCGCGTCACCATGCTCAAGAAAG GTATATCCAGCAGTATGAATTTTGACGAAGAAGAGGACGATGAAGACGAAATTAGCTCCAGTTCCTCGCAGCTCAACAGCAACACGAGACCAGGCTCCGCCACTAGCAAGAAGTCATGCAAG GAGGTGGCGTCAGCACCCACTCCACCAGTCAATGAGCCCGCAGTCGATGTAGATGACCTTGAAGAGTTTTCTCTGCGACCTGCACCCCAGGGGGTCCGAGTGAAGTGCAGAATCACCAGAGACAAGAAGGGCATGGACAGAGGAATGTATCCCACCTACTACCTtcacctggagagagaggacggCAAGAAG GTGTTCCTGTTAGcaggcaggaagaggaaaaagagtaAAACATCAAATTACCTCATCTCCATTGATCCCACTGATCTGTCTCGAGGTGGAGAGAGCTTCATTGGTAAACTGAG GTCTAACCTCATGGGAACTAAGTTCACTGTATACGACAGCGGACTGAACCCTATGAAGAGCACCACCAGCCTCGAAGCTAGCAACCTGCGTCAAGAGCTAGCAGCCATTTGCTAT GAAACCAATGTCTTAGGATTCAAAGGACCTCGCAAAATGAGTGTCATCATTCCTGGAATGAACATGGACCATGAGAGAGTGTCTATTCGCCCACGAAAT GACCATGAGTCACTGCTGGCCAGGTGGCAGAACAAGAACACAGAGAGCGTGATCGAACTTCATAACAAGACGCCTGTGTGGAACGATGACACACAATCATATGTGCTCAACTTCCATGGCAGAGTCACTCAGGCCTCCGTCAAGAATTTCCAAATCATTCACGACAATGACC CTGACTACATTGTGATGCAGTTTGGCCGTGTGGCAGAAGATGTCTTCACCATGGACTATAACTACCCAATGTGTGCCCTGCAAGCCTTTGCCATTGCCCTCTCCAGCTTTGACAGCAAGTTAGCCTGTGAATAG
- the ric3a gene encoding protein RIC-3, protein MSITTCQKVTLISCSVLCVSLFLPRMLLPRGKKEMGQPEVGPGFYPPVMHQLSLPADPEQWGVDPSYSMTHSAEAMAKIKGIGRGKKYNLMAQAIPIYGFGILLYIFYIIYKLTCKGKTTKSGNYTTVTKENMENKIITDYELARLQERLLRTEKMMERIVSGKSRGSGSGRRRKSKTTTSKKEEKLLRQLRQITQLMQESRLEGASPEMEAEEVPYTADWEGYPEETYPVYDDNYDRCRFDTIMLEVPPNQPTAEALAERMEQEEEEVMARKLSIVQEEDEEEEEEDGAQEEEEDEDIEEEVEEVEEDIEEEEEEEEEEAEKRLLLSLPSFQPAAERKQERLGLEVSKELQCLNGGKKQISFSDHRDVFHYPKEDTYEEEEEEKEDEVEEEDEGTEVEEEEEEVYEDDPVMEAESLQFSCEGGPNPEEEAEEDDEEYLLMSAPVEGDGSIHADVPKEVGVSGLRMRNRRET, encoded by the exons ATGTCTATAACAACTTGCCAGAAGGTTACCCTGATATCAtgctctgttctctgtgtttctctcttcctgcccAGAATGCTTTTACCCAGAGGGAAGAAGGAGATGGGGCAGCCTGAGG TTGGGCCCGGGTTCTACCCTCCTGTGATGCATCAGCTGTCATTGCCAGCAGACCCAGAGCAGTGGGGTGTGGACCCTTCATACTCCATGACACACAGTGCTGAGGCCATGGCCAAAATAAAAGGCATTGGACGAGGCAAAAAATACAACCTGATGGCTCAAGCAATACCCATATATGGCTTTGGGATCCTTCTTTACATcttctatattatatataag CTGACATGTAAGGGGAAGACTACTAAATCAGGAAACTACACTACAGTAACCAAGGAAAATATGGAGAATAAGATTA TAACCGATTATGAGTTAGCCAGGCTTCAGGAGAGACTGCTGCGAACAGAAAAGATGATGGAGAGGATTGTCTCTGGAAAGAGTCGTGGTTCTGGGAG TGGCAGAAGGAGGAAGAGTAAAACTACAACAtcaaagaaggaggagaaattaCTCCGGCAACTTAGACAGATCACACAGCTGATGCAAGAGAGTCGGCTGGAGGGAGCCTCCCCAGAGATGGAGGCTGAGGAGGTCCCCTACACTGCAGACTGGGAAG GCTACCCAGAGGAGACCTACCCAGTGTATGATGATAACTATGACCGATGCAGATTTGACACCATTATGCTGGAGGTACCTCCCAACCAGCCCACCGCCGAGGCCCTGGCAGAGAGGAtggagcaagaggaggaagaggttaTGGCAAGGAAGCTATCCATAGTgcaagaggaggatgaagaggaagaggaggaggacggagcgcaagaggaggaggaagatgaggacatagaggaagaagtggaggaagtggaagaagacatagaggaggaggaggaggaagaggaagaggaagcagaaaaaagGCTGTTGCTTAGTCTTCCTTCATTCCAGCCGGCTGcagaaagaaagcaggagagaCTTGGTTTGGAGGTGAGCAAAGAGCTTCAGTGTCTCAATGGAGGGAAGAAGCAAATCAGCTTCAGTGACCACAGAGATGTGTTCCACTACCCTAAAGAGGATACttatgaagaggaggaagaggagaaggaagatgaggtggaggaagaggacgaggggacagaggtggaagaagaggaggaggaagtgtaTGAAGACGACCCagtgatggaggcagagagcCTGCAGTTCAGTTGCGAGGGCGGCCCCAACCCggaggaagaagcagaggaggatgacgaAGAGTATTTGTTAATGTCAGCGCCTGTGGAGGGTGACGGTTCCATCCATGCAGACGTGCCCAAGGAAGTCGGGGTGAGTGGGCTGAGGATGCGGAACAGGAGGGAGACGTGA